From Larus michahellis chromosome 8, bLarMic1.1, whole genome shotgun sequence, one genomic window encodes:
- the SMG1 gene encoding serine/threonine-protein kinase SMG1 isoform X2: MTGNPGGYSVNGGSGENTYGRKSLGQELRVNNVTNPDFTSVPHGNRALATKDMRKSQERSLSYSDESRLSNLLRRITREDDRDRRLATVKQLKEFIQQPENKLVLVKQLDNILTAIHDVLNESSKLLQELRQEGACCLGLLCASLSYEAEKIFKWIFSKFSSSTKDEVKLLYLCATYKALETVGEKKAFSSLMQLVMTSLQSILENVDTPELLCKCVKCILLVSRCYPHIFSTNFRDTVDILVGWHIDHTQKPSLTQQVSGWLQSLEPFWVADLTFSTTLLGQFLEDMEAYAEDLSHVASGESVDEDIPPPSVSLPKLAALLRVFSTVVRSIGERFSPIRGPPITEAYVTDVLYRVMRCVTAANQVFFSEAVLTAANECVGVLLGSLDPSMTIHCDMVITYGLDQMENCQTCGTDYIISVLNLLTLIVEQINTKLPSSFVEKLFIPESKLLVLRYHKEKEVIAAALAVYQAVLSLKNIPVLETAYRLILGEMTCALNSLLYSLHLPEACSEIQHDSFKKRILNVDNAKFVVIFDLTALSTIGNAKNSLIGMWALSPTVFALLSKNLMIVHGDIAVHFPAVQYAVLYTLYSHCSRHDHFISSSLSSSSPSLFDGAVISTVTTATKKHFSIILNLLGLLLKKDNLTQDTRKLLTTWALEVAILMKKSETYAPLFSLPSFHKFCKGLLANTLLEDVNICLQACSSLHALSSSLPDDLLQRCVDVCRVQLVHSGARVRQTFGKLLKSIPLDVVLSNRTHTEIQEISLAIRSHMSKAPSNTFHPQDFSDVISFILYGNSHRTGKDNWLERLFYSCQRLDKRDQPAIPRNLLKTDAVLWQWAVWEAAQFTVLSKLRTPLGRAQDTFQTIEGIIRSLAAHTLNPDQDVSQWTTADNDEGHSSNQLRLVLLLQYLENLEKLMYNAYEGCANALTSPPKVIRTFFYTNRQTCQDWLTRIRLSIMRVGLLAGQPAVTVRHGFDLLTEMKTNNSISQGNDLEVTIMMLVEALCELHCPEAIQGIAVWSSAVLGKSLAWINSVAQQAEGRFEKATAEYQEHLCSMTGVDCCITGFDKTVLKLANSNSLNNASPKHSLNGETRKTVLTKPSDSSPEVINYLGNKACECYISIADWSAVQEWQNMVHDLKKSNSNTSINLKADFNYIKSLSSFESGQLTECTEQLELLPGENINLLAGGSKEKIDMKKLLPNMLSPDPRELQKAVEVQLLRSSVCLATAVSHIDQEQKWQSISENLIKYLKQTSRIAIGPLRLSTLTVSQSLPVLSTLQLYCSSALENTVSNRLTSEDCLIPLFNDALRSCKQHDVRPWMHALRYTVYQNQLMEKLKEPTVPIKSHLMELGLTAAKFARKRGNIALATRLLAQCSEVQLGKTTTAQDLVQHFKKLSAPGQIDEKWGPELDIEKTKLLYTAGQSTHAMEMLSSCAISFCKSAKAEYAVAKSILTLAKWIQAEWKEISGQLKQVYRARQQQNHTGLSTLSKNIYTLIDLPAVNTLEEEYPRIESESTVNIGVGEPDFILGQLYHLSSVQAPEVAKSWAALASWAYRWGRKVVDNASQGEGVRLLPREKSEVQNLLPDNIAEEDKEKIYGILGQAVCRPAGIQDEDMTLQITENEDNEEDDMVDVIWRQLLTSCPWLSDLDENATEGLIKVWRKVVDRIFSLYKLSCSAYFTFLKLNAGQVPLDEDDPRLHLRNTSEQSTDDVIVMATLRLLRLLVKHAGELRQYLEHGLETTPTAPWRGIIPQLFSRLNHPEVYVRQSICNLLCRVAQDSPHLILYPAIVGTISLSSESQTSGNKLPSAIPTLLGNIQGEELLGGECDGGSPSTSQESSKDDTKVGLNEDQAMMQDCYSKIVEKLSAANPTMVLQVQMLVAELRRVTVLWDELWLGVLLQQHMYVLRRIQQLEDEVKRVQNNNTLRKEEKIAIMREKHTALMKPIVFALEHVRSITAAPAETPHEKWFQDNYGDAIENALEKLKNPLNPAKPGSSWLPFKEVMLSLQQRAQKRASYLLRLEEISPWLAAMMNTEIALPGEVSTRDTVTIHSVGSTITILPTKTKPKKLLFLGSDGKNYPYLFKGLEDLHLDERIMQFLSIVNTMFATINRQETPRFHARHYSVTPLGTRSGLIQWVDGATPLFGLYKRWQQREAALQAQKAQDSYQTPQNPGIVPRPSELYYSKIGPALKAVGLSLDVSRRDWPLNVMRAVLEELMEATPPNLLAKELWSSCTTPDEWWRVTQSYARSTAVMSMVGYIIGLGDRHLDNVLIDMTTGEVVHIDYNVCFEKGKSLRVPEKVPFRMTHNIETALGVTGVEGVFRLSCEQVLHIMRRGRETLLTLLEAFVYDPLVDWTAGGEAGFAGAVYGGGGQQAENKQSKREMERDITRSLFSSRVAEIKVNWFKNRDEMLAVLPKLDSSLEEYLNLQEQLTDVEKLQGKLLEETEFLEGAEGVDHPSHTLQHRYSEHTQLQSQQRAVQEAIQVKLNEFEQWITHYQTAFSNLEATQLASLLQEISTQMDLGPPSYVPATAFLQNAGQAHLISQCEQLEGEVGALLQQRRSVLRGCLEQLHNYATVALQYPKAVFQKHRIEQWKTWMEELICNMTIERCQDIFRKYEMQYAPQPPPTMCQFITATEMTLQRYAADINNRLIRQVERLKQEAVTVPVCEEQLKEIERCIKVFLHENGEEGSLSLASVIISALCTLTRRNLMMEGAASSAGEQLVDLTSRDGAWFLEELCSMSGNVTCLVQLLKQCHLVPQDLDIPNPIEASEAVHLANGVYISLQELNSNFRQIIFPEALRCLMKGEYTLESMLHELDNLIEQTTDGVPLQTLVESLQAYLRNAAMGLEEETHTHYIDVARVLHAQYGELIQPRNGSVDETPKMSAGQMLLVAFDGMFAQVETAFGLLIEKLNKMEIPVAWRKIDIIREARSTQVNFFDDDNNRQVLEEIFFLKRLQTIKEFFRLCGTFSKTLSGISSLEDQNAVNGPVQIVNVKALYRNSCFSEDQMAKPIKAFTADFVRQLLIGLPNQALGLTLCSFISALGVDIIAQVEAKDFGAESKVSVDDLCKKAVEHNIQIGKFSQLVMNRATVLASSYDTAWKKHDLVRRLETSISSCKTSLQRVQLHIAMFQWQHEDLLISRPQAISVTPPPRSAILASMKKKLHTLSQIEGSIATVQEKLAALEASIEQRLKWAGGANPALAPVLQDFDATIAERRNLVLKESQRASQVTFLCSNIIHFESLRTRTAEALNLDAALFELLKRCQQMCSFASQFNSSVSELELRLLQRVGTGLEHPIGSSEWLHSAHKQLTQEISTQRTVQTEREQQIETVCETIQNLVDSIKTVLTGHNRQLGDVKHLLKAMAKDEEAALADGEDVPYENSVRQFLGEYKSWQDNIQTVLFTLVQVMGQVRSQEHVEMLQEITPTLKELKTQSQSVYNNLVGFASPLVTDTSNECSSPTSAATYQPTFAAAVRSNTGQKTQPEVMSQNARKLIQKNLATSADTPPSTVPGAGKSVACSPKKTARDPKTGKAVQERNSYAVSVWKRVKAKLEGRDVDPNRRMSVAEQVDFVIKEATNLDNLAQLYEGWTAWV, encoded by the exons aGCGATCGTTGTCTTATTCTGACGAGTCTCGACTGTCAAATCTTCTTCGGAGGATTACTCGGGAAGACGACAGAGACCGAAGACTGGCTACTGTAAAGCAATTGAAAGAATTCATTCAGCAACCAGAAAACAAACTG GTACTAGTTAAACAACTGGATAATATCCTGACTGCCATTCATGATGTACTCAATGAAAG TAGCAAATTGCTTCAAGAACTGAGACAGGAAGGAGCTTGCTGTCTTGGCCTTCTTTGTGCTTCTCTGAGCTACGAGGCTGAGAAGATCTTCAAATGGATTTTTAGCAAATTCAGCTCATCCACAAAAGATGAAGTTAAACTTCTTTATTTGTGTGCAACCTACAAAGCACTGGAGACCGTAGGAGAAAAGAAGGCCTTTTCATCTTTAATGCAG CTTGTAATGACCAGCCTGCAGTCCATTCTAGAAAATGTGGATACACCAGAATTACTGTGCAAATGTGTCAAGTGCATCCTTTTGGTGTCCCGATGCTACCCACACATTTTCAGCACCAATTTTAGG GACACGGTGGACATACTGGTTGGGTGGCATATAGATCACACTCAGAAACCTTCATTGACGCAACAGGTGTCTG GATGGCTGCAGAGCTTGGAGCCCTTTTGGGTAGCTGATCTTACTTTTTCTACCACACTCTTGGGTCAGTTCTTAGAAGATATGGAAGCTTATGCTGAG GACCTCAGCCATGTGGCTTCTGGGGAATCGGTAGATGAAGATATTCCTCCTCCTTCAGTGTCACTACCTAAACTGGCTGCACTTCTTCGGGTTTTCAGTACTGTGGTGAGGAGTATTGGGGAACGCTTCAGCCCGATTAGAGGACCACCAATTACGGAAGCATACGTAACTGAT gTTCTGTACAGAGTAATGAGATGTGTGACTGCAGCAAACCAAGTATTCTTTTCTGAAGCCGTACTTACAGCTGCCAATGAGTGTGTTGGTGTTTTACTTGGCAGCCTGGATCCAAGTATGACCATACACTGTGACATGGTCATCACCTATGGATTAGATCAAATGGAAAACTGTCAGACTTGTGGCACTGATTATATCATTTCAGTCCTGAATCTGTTGACACTG ATTGttgaacaaataaatacaaaactacCATCGTCATTTGTAGAGAAATTATTTATACCAGAGTCTAAACTACTTGTTCTTCGTTATCATAAGGAGAAAGAG GTCATTGCAGCAGCCCTTGCTGTATACCAAGCCGTATTGAGCCTGAAGAACATTCCTGTTTTGGAGACTGCATACAGGTTGATTCTGGGAGAAATGACCTGTGCTCTAAATAGTCTTCTCTATAGTTTACATCTTCCTGAGGCCTGTTCTGAAATCCAGCATGACTCTTTCAAGAAGCGTATATTAAATGTGGATAATGCAAAGTTTGTTGTTATATTTGACCTCACTGCTTTAAGTACTATTGGAAATGCTAAAAACTCATTAATTGGG ATGTGGGCCCTTTCACCGACTGTGTTTGCACTACTGAGTAAAAACCTGATGATTGTTCATGGTGACATAGCGGTTCATTTTCCTGCTGTCCAGTATGCAGTACTCTACACCTTATATTCACACTGTTCCAG GCATGACCATTTCATATCCAGTAGCCTCagttcttcctctccctctttgtTTGACGGAGCGGTTATAAGTACTGTaaccacagcaacaaaaaaacatttctcaatCATACTAAATCTTTTGGGGCTACTGCTTAAGAAGGATAACCTTACTCAAGATACCAG GAAACTACTTACGACATGGGCTTTGGAAGTGgctattttgatgaaaaaatcGGAAACATACGCACCGTTATTTTCACTCCCATCTTTTCATAAGTTTTGTAAAGGACTTTTAGCAAACA CACTTCTGGAAGATGTGAATATTTGTCTTCAAGCATGTAGTAGCCTCCATGCCCTGTCTTCCTCCCTCCCAGATGACCTTTTACAAAG GTGCGTTGACGTGTGTCGTGTTCAACTAGTACATAGCGGTGCACGTGTAAGACAAACTTTTGGAAAACTTTTGAAGTCAATTCCTCTAGATGTGGTGTTGAG TAACCGTACCCacacagaaatacaagaaatttcTTTGGCTATAAGAAGTCATATGAGCAAAGCTCCAAGTAATACATTCCACCCGCAGGATTTCTCTGATGTCATTAGCTTTATTTTGTATGGAAACTCTCACCGAACTGG gaaggatAATTGGTTAGAAAGATTGTTCTATAGCTGTCAAAGACTAGACAAGAGAGATCAACCAGCCATCCCTCGTAATTTGTTGAAGACTGATGCAGTCCTTTGGCAATGGGCTGTTTGGGAAGCAGCTCAGTTCACTGTTCTTTCGAAGTTGAGAACTCCTCTGGGTAGAGCCCAAGATACATTTCAAACAATTGAAG GTATTATTAGAAGTCTCGCAGCCCATACATTAAACCCTGACCAAGATGTTAGCCAGTGGACTACTGCAGACAATGACGAAGGACACAGTAGCAACCAGCTTAGGCTTGTTCTCCTTCTACAATATCTGGAGAACTTGGAAAAGTTGATGTACAATGCTTATGAAGGATGTGCCAATGCCCTCACCTCTCCACCCAAG gTTATCAGGACATTCTTCTATACTAATCGTCAGACATGCCAAGATTGGCTAACACGGATTAGACTTTCCATCATGAGAGTTGGATTGCTGGCTGGCCAGCCTGCGGTGACAGTCAGGCATGGTTTTGATTTactcacagaaatgaaaactaatAATAGTATCTCTCAG GGAAATGATTTGGAAGTGACAATTATGATGCTGGTAGAAGCACTGTGTGAGCTTCACTGTCCTGAAGCTATTCAGGGTATCGCTGTCTGGTCTTCTGCTGTACTTGGAAAGAGTCTTGCCTGGATCAATTCTGTAGCTCAACAAGCAGAAGGGCG GTTTGAAAAAGCAACTGCGGAATACCAGGAGCACCTGTGTTCCATGACAGGAGTGGATTGCTGCATAACAGGCTTTGACAAAACTGTTCTGAAGTTGGCCAATTCAAACAGTCTGAATAATGCCAGCCCAAAGCATTCCTTGAATG gagAAACTAGAAAAACTGTTCTGACTAAGCCAAGTGACTCTTCACCTGAAGTTATAAACTACTTGGGTAACAAAGCATGTGAATGTTACATTTCCATTGCTGACTGGTCTGCTGTTCAGGAGTGGCAAAATATGGTCCATGACTTGAAGAAAAGCAATAGTAATACCTCAATCAATTTGAAAGCAGACTTTAACTACATAAA ATCTTTGAGCAGCTTTGAGTCTGGACAACTTACTGAATGCACTGAACAACTAGAATTATTACCAGGAGAAAATATCAACCTACTTGCAGGGGGATCCAAAGAAAAAATAG ACATGAAGAAGCTCCTTCCTAATATGCTAAGTCCTGATCCAAGAGAACTTCAAAAAGCAGTTGAAGTGCAGCTTTTGAGAAGTTCGGTGTGTCTGGCAACAGCTGTAAGCCACATAGACCAGGAGCAAAAATGGCAGTCAATATCTGA aaatcttaTTAAATACTTAAAGCAAACATCACGAATAGCTATTGGACCTTTAAGACTTTCCACACTCACTGTGTCTCAGTCTTTACCAGTGTTGAGCACTCTTCAGTTGTATTGTtcttctgctttggaaaacaCTGTATCCAACAGGCTGACATCAGAG GACTGTCTCATACCTCTCTTCAATGATGCTTTGAGGTCATGCAAACAGCATGATGTAAGGCCATGGATGCATGCGCTGAGATACACAGTGTACCAGAATCAATTGATGGAAAAACTTAAAG aACCAACAGTCCCAATTAAAAGCCATCTAATGGAGCTGGGCTTAACAGCAGCGAAATTTGCACGGAAGCGAGGAAATATTGCCCTAGCTACACGACTGCTTGCCCAGTGCAGCGAGGTTCAGCTAGGAAAAACTACCACTGCACAAGACTTAGTCCAGCACTTTAAAAAATTGTCTGCACCTGGTCAGATAGATGAAAAATGGGGTCCTGAACTTGATATTGAGAAAACAAAATTGTTATACACAGCAG GTCAGTCAACGCATGCCATGGAAATGCTGAGTTCTTGTGCCATATCCTTTTGCAAATCTGCCAAGGCTGAATATGCAGTTGCTAAATCTATTCTCACTCTGGCTAAATGGATTCAAGCAGAATGGAAAGAGATTTCAGGACAGTTGAAACAAGTGTATAGAGCTCGACAGCAGCAGAATCACACTGGTCTATCTACCTTGTCTAAAAACATATATACTTTGATTGATCTCCCAGCTGTTAATACACTGGAAGAAGAATATCCTAGGATTGAAAGTGAATCTACAG TAAATATTGGAGTTGGAGAACCTGATTTCATCTTGGGACAGCTGTATCACTTGTCTTCGGTACAGGCACCTGAAGTAGCCAAGTCTTGGGCAGCCCTGGCTAGTTGGGCTTATAGATGGGGCCGGAAAGTAGTTGATAATGCCAG TCAGGGAGAAGGTGTTCGTCTGCTGCCCCGGGAAAAATCTGAGGTTCAGAACTTGCTTCCAGACAACATTGCAGAGGAAGATAAAGAGAAAATCTATGGGATTCTTGGGCAGGCAGTGTGTCGTCCAGCTGGGATTCAA GATGAGGATATGACTCTACAAATCACTGAAAATGAAGACAATGAAGAAGATGATATGGTGGATGTTATATGGCGTCAATTACTAACAAGTTGTCCTTGGCTTTCGGATCTTGATGAAAATGCAACAGAAGGGTTAATTAAAGTCTGGAGGAAAGTTGTGGACAGAATCTTCAGTCTCTATAAACTCTCCTGCAGTGCATATTTTACTTTCCTCAAACTCAATGCTGGTCAG gtTCCACTTGATGAAGATGATCCCAGGCTGCACTTAAGAAATACTTCTGAGCAAAGCACTGATGATGTTATTGTGATGGCAACCCTAAGACTGCTACGCTTGCTTGTGAAACATGCTGGAGAACTTAGACAGTATCTAGAGCATGGGCTAGAAACTACACCTACTGCCCCTTGGAGAG GTATTATTCCTCAGCTTTTCTCCCGCCTGAATCACCCAGAAGTGTATGTTCGTCAGAGTATTTGCAACTTACTGTGTCGAGTGGCTCAAGATTCTCCTCATCTCATACTATATCCTGCAATAGTGGGTACCATTTCACTCAGCAGTGAATCCCAGACTTCAG GAAACAAGCTGCCTTCTGCCATCCCTACTTTGCTAGGTAATATCCAAGGAGAAGAACTGTTGGGTGGTGAATGTGATGGAGGGAGTCCCTCAACTTCTCAAGAAAGTAGTAAAGATGACACAAAAGTTGGATTAAATGAAGATCAAGCAATGATGCAAGATTGTTACAGCAAAATTGTGGAGAAGCTCTCTGCTGCAAATCCAACAATGGTATTGCAG GTTCAGATGTTAGTGGCTGAGCTGCGCAGAGTTACAGTTCTTTGGGATGAACTTTGGTTGGGAGTTTTACTGCAACAGCACATGTATGTCCTCAGAAGGATTCAACAGCTGGAAGATGAAGTCAAGAGGGTCCAAAACAACAACACTTTACGGAA agaggAGAAGATAGCAATCATGCGTGAAAAGCATACAGCTCTAATGAAGCCCATTGTATTTGCTTTGGAACACGTACGGAGCAtcactgcagctcctgcagaaACTCCTCATGAGAAATGGTTTCAGGATAACTATGGAGATGCAATTGAAAATGCGCTAGAGAAACTTAAGAATCCTTTGAATCCTGCTAAACCTGGAAGCAGCTGGCTCCCATTTAAAGAG GTTATGCTAAGTTTGCAGCAAAGAGCACAGAAGCGGGCTAGTTACCTTTTACGGCTTGAAGAAATCAGTCCTTGGTTGGCTGCCATGATGAACACTGAAATAGCACTTCCTGGAGAAGTATCTACCAGAGACACAGTCACAATTCATAGTGTGGGCAGCACCATCACAATTCTGCCgaccaaaaccaaacctaaaaagctgcttttcctggGTTCAGATGGGAAGAACTATCCCTACCTGTTCAAAG GTTTGGAAGACTTGCATCTAGATGAAAGAATCATGCAGTTCTTATCAATTGTGAACACGATGTTTGCTACCATTAACCGTCAAGAGACGCCGCGGTTCCACGCGAGGCACTACTCTGTGACACCTCTGGGAACAAGGTCAGGCTTGATCCAGTGGGTGGATGGAGCTACACCTTTGTTTGGTCTTTACAAGCGGTGGCAACAGCGAGAAGCTGCTTTACAAGCACAAAAG GCTCAGGATTCTTACCAGACTCCTCAGAATCCTGGAATAGTGCCTAGACCCAGTGAACTTTACTACAGTAAAATTGGACCCGCTTTAAAAGCGGTCGGGCTTAGTCTTGATGTGTCACGTCGTGACTGGCCCTTGAATGTCATGAGGGCAGTTCTAGAAGAACTGATGGAAGCAACTCCCCCGAATCTCCTAGCTAAGGAGCTCTGGTCATCATGTACTACACCAGATGAATGGTGGAGAGTTACACAG TCGTATGCAAGATCCACTGCAGTTATGTCCATGGTTGGCTACATCATTGGTCTTGGAGACAGACATCTGGATAATGTTCTTATAGATATGACTACAGGAGAAGTTGTCCACATAGATTATaatgtttgctttgaaaaag GGAAAAGCCTTAGGGTACCAGAAAAGGTTCCGTTCCGGATGACGCACAATATTGAAACGGCACTTGGAGTGACAGGAGTAGAAGGGGTTTTCAGGCTTTCTTGTGAACAG GTCCTTCATATTATGCGGCGTGGGAGAGAGACTTTGCTTACGTTGCTTGAAGCTTTTGTTTATGATCCTCTGGTGGACTGGACAGCAGGAGGCGAAGCAGGATTTGCTGGTGCTGTCTATGGTGGTGGTGGGCAGCAGGCTgagaacaagcaaagcaaaagagaaatggaaagagataTAACGCGTAGTCTCTTTTCTTCAAGAGTGGCTGAGATAAAG GTTAACTGGTTTAAGAACAGAGATGAAATGCTTGCTGTGCTGCCAAAATTGGACAGTAGTTTAGAAGAGTATCTGAACCTGCAAGAGCAGTTGACAGATGTAGAAAAATTGCAAGGAAAACTACTGGAGGAGACAGAATTTCTGGAAGGTGCAGAAGGAGTGGATCATCCCTCCCATACGCTTCAGCACAG GTATTCTGAGCACACGCAGCTGCAGTCTCAACAAAGAGCGGTCCAGGAAGCAATCCAGGTGAAGCTGAATGAGTTTGAGCAGTGGATAACACATTACCAAACTGCTTTCAGTAACTTAGAGGCAACGCAACTTGCAAGTCTTCTTCAAGAAATTAGCACACAAATGGATCTAG GTCCTCCAAGTTATGTACCAGCAACAGCGTTTCTACAAAACGCGGGCCAGGCACATTTAATCAGTCAGTGTGAGCAACTGGAGGGGGAAGTTGGTGCTCTTCTCCAGCAGAGGAGATCTGTTTTACGTGGTTGTCTTGAACAATTGCACAACTATGCAACAGTAGCTCTTCAGTATCCAAAAGCTGTGTTTCAGAAGCACCGAATTGAGCAATGGAAAACCTGGATGGAAGAACTCATCTGTAATATGACGATAGAGCGTTGTCAGGATATCTTTAGGAA GTATGAAATGCAATATGCTCCTCAACCACCTCCAACGATGTGTCAGTTCATAACCGCTACAGAAATGACTCTACAGCGCTATGCAGCAGATATAAATAACAGACTTATCAGGCAGGTGGAGCGTTTGAAGCAGGAGGCAGTTACTGTACCTGTTTGTGAAGAGCAGCTGAAAGAAATTGAACGTTGCATAAAAGTTTTCCTCCACGAAAATGGAGAGGAGGGCTCACTGAGCTTAGCAAGCGTCATCATCTCTGCTCTTTGTACACTGACGAG GCGAAATCTCATGATGGAAGGTGCAGCATCtagtgctggagagcagctggtTGATTTGACTTCGAGAGATGGAGCTTGGTTCTTGGAGGAGCTTTGCAGCATGAGTGGGAATGTTACGTGCCTTGTGCAGTTGCTGAAGCAGTGCCATCTTGTACCCCAGGATTTAGATATTCCTAACCCAATTGAGGCATCAGAAGCTGTTCACTTAGCTAATGGAGTATACATCTCACTTCAG GAACTGAACTCAAACTTCCGACAGATCATTTTTCCTGAAGCGCTTAGGTGCTTAATGAAAGGAGAGTATACTTTAGAAAGTATGCTCCATGAATTAGATAATCTTATTGAACAAACAACTGATGGAGTCCCTTTGCAAACGTTGGTTGAATCTCTTCAGGCCTACTTACGAAATGCTGCTATGGGATTAGAGGAAGAAACACACACTCATTACATTGATGTTGCAAG agtacttCATGCTCAGTATGGTGAGCTGATTCAGCCAAGAAATGGTTCAGTTGATGAAACTCCCAAAATGTCAGCTGGTCAGATGCTTTTGGTAGCCTTTGATGGAATGTTTGCTCAAGTGGAAACTGCATTTGGTTTATTGATTGAAAAG CTAAACAAGATGGAAATACCCGTTGCTTGGCGTAAGATTGACATAATTAGGGAAGCGCGCAGCACCCAAGTTAACTTTTTTGATGATGACAACAATCGGCAGGTTCTAGaggaaattttctttctgaagagacTGCAAACAATTAAAGAATTTTTCAGGCTCTGTGGTACCTTTTCTAAAACATTGTCAG gaatCAGTTCACTTGAAGACCAGAATGCAGTAAATGGACCCGTTCAAATTGTCAATGTGAAAGCCCTGTACAGAAACTCTTGTTTTAGTGAAGACCAAATGGCCAAACCAATCAAGGCTTTTACAGCTGACTTTGTGAGACAGCTTTTAATTGGCCTTCCAAATCAAGCTTTGGGACTTACTTTGTGCAGTTTCATCAGTGCTTTGGGTGTGGATATCATTGCTCAGGTAGAGGCTAAAGACTTTGGAGCAGAAAGCAAAGTTTCTGTGGATGACCTGTGCAAGAAAGCTGTGGAGCACAATATCCAAATTGGCAAGTTCTCGCAGTTGGTCATGAACAGAGCAACAGTATTAGCTAGTTCTTACGACACGGCGTGGAAGAAGCATGATCTAGTGCGCAGACTTGAAACCAGTATTTCATCTTGCAAGACCAGTCTTCAGCGAGTACAGTTGCATATTGCCATGTTCCAG TGGCAGCATGAAGATCTCCTCATCAGTCGCCCACAAGCTATTTCTGTGACTCCTCCACCTCGTTCTGCAATTTTAGCcagcatgaaaaagaaacttcATACGCTCAGTCAGATTGAAGGTTCAATTGCAACAGTCCAG GAGAAACTAGCAGCACTTGAAGCAAGTATTGAGCAGCGTTTAAAATGGGCAGGAGGTGCTAATCCTGCGCTGGCACCAGTCTTGCAAGATTTTGATGCCACTATTGCTGAAAGAAGAAACCTTGTACTGAAAGAAAGTCAGAGAGCAAGTCAG GTCACTTTCCTCTGCAGTAATATCATTCACTTTGAAAGTTTACGTACTAGAACAGCAGAAGCCTTAAATCTTGATGCTGCATTGTTTGAACTTCTCAAACGCTGTCAACAAATGTGCTCATTTGCATCGCAGTTCAACAGTTCAGTCTCCGAACTGGAGCTTCGCCTGCTTCAGAGAGTG gGCACTGGTCTTGAACATCCTATTGGCAGCTCTGAATGGCTTCACTCGGCTCACAAGCAGTTGACCCAGGAAATATCTACACAAAGAACAGtacaaacagaaagagaacagcAAATAGAAACAGTTTGTGAAACAATCCAGAACCTGGTGGATAGTATTAAAACCGTGCTCACGGGTCATAACAGACAACTTGGAGATGTCAAACATCTACTGAAAGCTATGGCAAAG GATGAAGAAGCGGCCTTGGCAGATGGTGAAGACGTTCCCTATGAGAATAGCGTTAGGCAGTTCTTGGGCGAATATAAATCGTGGCAAGATAATATTCAGACAGTTTTGTTTACATTAGTTCAGGTTATGGGTCAAGTCCGCAGTCAGGAACATGTTGAAATGCTGCAGGAAATAACTCCCACCTTGAAAGAACTAAAAACTCAGAGCCAAAG TGTCTACAATAATCTGGTGGGTTTTGCGTCACCCTTGGTAACGGATACATCAAATGAATGTTCAAGCCCAACATCAGCTGCTACATATCAGCCAACCTTTGCTGCAG